A stretch of Brassica rapa cultivar Chiifu-401-42 chromosome A08, CAAS_Brap_v3.01, whole genome shotgun sequence DNA encodes these proteins:
- the LOC103836037 gene encoding translation machinery-associated protein 7, whose amino-acid sequence MSSKQGGKAKPLKQPKADKKEYDEHDMANLQKKKDEEKALKELRAKASQKGSFGGSGLKKSGKK is encoded by the exons ATGTCGTCCAAGCAAG GAGGAAAGGCAAAACCATTGAAGCAGCCAAAGGCTGATAAGAAGGAGTACGATGAG CATGACATGGCCAACCTGCAGAAGAAGAAAGACGAGGAAAAG GCACTTAAGGAACTAAGAGCCAAGGCGTCGCAGAAGGGATCCTTTGGAGGCTCTGGACTTAAGAAGAGCGGCAAGAAATGA
- the LOC103836038 gene encoding cytochrome c-type biogenesis CcmH-like mitochondrial protein produces the protein MEKRDEDLKKAQMLDARARNISHNVRCTECGSQSIEDSQADVAILLRQLIRDEIGAGKTDKEIYSKLEDEFGETVLYAPKFDMQTAALWLTPVLIAGGTAAGLVYSKHRQRTNVHIMALDLIRGVSLTPKERVTILDVLIPPPPPPQGVASRLRRWLNR, from the exons ATGGAGAAAAGAGACGAGGATCTGAAGAAGGCACAGATGCTGGACGCTCGAGCCAGAAACATCAGCCACAACGTTCGCTGCACCGAGTGTGGGAGTCAGTCCATTGAAGACTCACAGGCAGATGTTGCTATTCTCCTCAGACAG CTGATCCGTGATGAGATAGGAGCTGGAAAAACTGACAAAGAGATCTACAGTAAGCTTGAGGATGAGTTTGGGGAGACGGTGCTTTATGCCCCGAAGTTTGATATGCAGACCGCAGCATTGTGGTTAACTCCG GTTCTGATTGCTGGAGGTACTGCTGCAGGATTGGTTTATAGTAAGCACAGGCAAAGGACAAATGTACACATCATGGCGTTGGACCTTATTAGAGGTGTTTCGTTGACTCCAAAAGAGAGAGTTACCATTCTCGATGTTCTTATTCCACCTCCCCCTCCTCCTCAGGGAGTTGCTTCCCGGTTGAGGAGATGGCTAAACCGGTAG
- the LOC103836039 gene encoding ABC transporter G family member 35, translating into MDYDPAQAMSRGGSMRRSINRSVSRASSNLEDIFSSSSRRTKSVNEDEEALKWAAIEKLPTYSRLRTSLMPALGKDDIYSNQILNKEVDVTKLDGDDRQKFIDMVFKVAEQDNERILTKLRNRINRVGIKLPTVEVKYEHLTVKADCYTGNRSLPSLLNSVRNMGESVLGMVGIQFAKKAQLTILKDVSGIIKPSRMTLLLGPPSSGKTTLLLALAGKLDKSLDISGDVTYNGYRLNEFVPIKTSAYISQNDLHVGIMTVKETLDFSARCQGIGTRYDLLNELARREKDAGIFPEADVDLFMKASAAQGVKSSIITDYTLKILGLDICKDTIVGDDMMRGISGGQKKRVTTGEMIVGPTKTLFMDEISTGLDSSTTFQIVKCLQQIVHLNEATVVISLLQPAPETFDLFDDIILLSEGQIVYQGARDQILEFFESFGFKCPERKGTADFLQEVTSKKDQEQYWVDERRPYRYIPVHEFATKFKNFHVGTKLSHELSVPFEKSKGHKAALVFDKYSVKKTELLKSCWDKEWMLMKRNSFFYVFKTVQIIIIAAITSTVFLRTEMNTRNESDANMYVSALLFGMIVNMFNGLAEMAMTIQRLPVFYKQRDLLFHPPWTYTLPTFLLGIPISIFETTAWMGVTYYSIGFAPEADRFFKQFLVVFLIQQMAAGIFRLIASICRTMTIANTGGMLVLLVVFLTGGFLLPRREIPVWWRWAFWASPLSYAFSAISNTELLAPRWMNKMSSDNTTRLGRAVLNIWDVFDDKNWYWVGVGALLAFAVLFNCLFTLALTYLDALGKPQAILPKEEDHDGSKKEIPMENMNTKKGMVLPFTPLALSFDDVKYFVDMPAEMRDQGVQETRLQLLKGVTSTFRPGVLTALMGVSGAGKTTLMDVLAGRKTGGYIEGDIRVSGFPKKQETFARISGYCEQTDIHSPQVTVRESLIFSAFLRLDKEVSKDEKMMFVDQVMELVELVDLRDAIVGLPGVTGLSTEQRKRLTIAVELVANPSIIFMDEPTSGLDARAAAIVMRAVRNTVDTGRTVVCTIHQPSIDIFEAFDELLLMKRGGQVIYSGPLGRNSHKIVEYFEAIPGVPKIPEKYNPATWMLEASSLAAELKLGVDFAELYNSSSLCQRNKQLVQELSVPPQGASDLYFATQFSQNTWGQYKSCLWKQWWTYWRSPDYNVVRFIFTLATSLLIGTIFWQIGGKKSNVQDLTMVLGAIYAAVIFVGVNNCSTVQPMVAVERTVFYREKAAGMYSAIPYAISQVTCELPYVLVQTIYYSLIVYVLVGFEWKASKFLWFLFINYFSFLYWTYYGMMTVSLTPNQQVASIFASAFYGIFNLFSGFFIPRPKIPKWWIWYYWICPVAWTVYGLITSQYGDVDTPIALPGGPPGLTVKQYLKDQYGFESSFLGPVAAVLVAFPVFFAFIFAFCIKTLNFQTR; encoded by the exons ATGGATTACGATCCAGCTCAAGCGATGAGCAGAGGAGGAAGCATGCGAAGAAGCATAAACCGCAGCGTAAGCAGAGCTAGCAGTAACCTCGAGGACATATTCTCATCAAGCTCTAGACGAACCAAGTCAGTCaacgaagacgaagaagctctcAAATGGGCAGCCATCGAGAAACTCCCTACCTACAGCCGCCTCCGAACCAGCCTCATGCCCGCGCTAGGAAAAGACGACATCTACAGTAACCAAATCTTAAACAAAGAAGTTGACGTCACTAAACTCGACGGTGATGATCGGCAAAAGTTCATCGACATGGTCTTCAAAGTCGCGGAGCAGGACAACGAAAGGATCTTGACAAAGCTGAGGAACAGGATCAACAGAGTTGGGATCAAGCTTCCGACGGTGGAAGTCAAGTACGAGCATCTGACTGTGAAAGCTGACTGTTACACGGGTAATAGATCTCTTCCTTCGCTTTTAAACTCGGTGAGGAACATGGGAGAGTCTGTTCTTGGCATGGTCGGAATCCAGTTCGCTAAAAAAGCGCAGCTAACTATACTCAAAGATGTCTCTGGGATCATCAAACCTTCGAGGATGACGCTTCTGTTGGGTCCTCCTTCCTCGGGGAAGACAACGCTTTTGTTGGCTCTTGCTGGTAAACTCGACAAGTCTCTTGACATCTCTGGGGATGTGACTTATAATGGTTACCGTCTCAACGAGTTTGTTCCTATCAAAACCTCTGCTTACATTAGTCAGAACGATCTTCATGTCGGTATCATGACTGTTAAGGAGACTCTTGATTTCTCTGCTCGGTGTCAAGGCATTGGTACACGTTACG ATCTTCTAAACGAGCTGGCTAGGAGAGAAAAGGACGCAGGGATTTTTCCAGAAGCTGATGTTGATTTGTTCATGAAGGCCTCTGCTGCTCAAGGTGTCAAGAGTAGTATCATCACTGACTACACTCTCAAA ATTCTAGGGCTTGACATTTGCAAGGACACTATAGTCGGAGATGACATGATGAGAGGTATCTCAGGAGGTCAGAAGAAGCGTGTGACAACCGGCGAGATGATCGTCGGGCCAACTAAAACTCTGTTCATGGATGAAATATCCACTGGTCTTGACAGCTCCACCACTTTCCAAATAGTGAAATGTCTGCAACAGATCGTTCACCTCAATGAAGCTACCGTGGTCATTTCTCTTCTCCAGCCTGCTCCTGAGACGTTTGATCTTTTTGATGATATAATACTATTGTCAGAGGGACAGATTGTGTACCAGGGAGCTAGAGACCAAATTCTTGAGTTCTTTGAGAGCTTTGGCTTCAAGTGTCCTGAAAGAAAAGGAACAGCTGATTTCTTGCAAGAG GTTACCTCTAAGAAGGACCAAGAGCAGTACTGGGTGGATGAAAGAAGACCTTACCGATACATCCCAGTGCATGAATTCGCCACCAAATTCAAAAACTTCCATGTTGGAACCAAGCTATCCCACGAGTTATCAGTACCCTTCGAAAAATCCAAAGGCCACAAAGCAGCTCTAGTGTTTGACAAGTACTCAGTGAAGAAAACAGAGCTTCTCAAAAGCTGCTGGGACAAAGAGTGGATGCTCATGAAGCGAAACTCCTTCTTCTACGTCTTCAAAACCGTCCAAATCATCATCATCGCAGCGATCACCTCAACAGTTTTCCTCAGAACTGAAATGAACACTAGGAACGAGAGCGACGCCAACATGTACGTAAGCGCACTCCTGTTCGGAATGATTGTCAACATGTTCAACGGTCTTGCGGAGATGGCCATGACGATACAGAGACTTCCCGTGTTCTACAAGCAAAGAGATCTTTTGTTTCATCCACCTTGGACGTACACGCTTCCTACTTTCTTGCTAGGGATACCGATCTCAATCTTCGAGACTACTGCGTGGATGGGCGTGACGTATTACTCTATAGGCTTTGCGCCTGAAGCAGACCGGTTCTTTAAACAGTTCTTGGTCGTGTTTCTGATCCAACAGATGGCTGCAGGGATATTCAGGCTTATTGCTTCTATTTGTAGAACCATGACCATAGCTAATACTGGTGGTATGCTGGTTCTACTAGTTGTGTTCTTAACCGGTGGTTTTCTTCTTCCACGACGTGAGATCCCGGTTTGGTGGAGGTGGGCCTTTTGGGCCTCCCCTCTTTCATATGCTTTCAGTGCCATCAGCAACACTGAACTGCTTGCTCCAAGATGGATGAATAAAATG TCTTCCGACAACACTACAAGGTTGGGGAGAGCAGTGCTTAACATCTGGGATGTGTTTGATGACAAGAACTGGTATTGGGTAGGAGTTGGAGCCCTGCTTGCTTTTGCTGTCCTGTTCAACTGTCTTTTTACTCTAGCACTTACTTATCTAGACG CCCTTGGGAAGCCACAAGCTATACTCCCAAAAGAAGAAGACCATGATGGATCCAAGA AGGAAATTCCAATGGAGAATATGAACACCAAGAAAGGAATGGTTCTTCCTTTCACTCCTCTAGCTCTGTCCTTTGACGATGTTAAATACTTTGTTGACATGCCTGCG GAGATGAGGGACCAAGGAGTTCAAGAAACTAGACTACAACTACTAAAAGGAGTCACAAGCACGTTTAGGCCAGGAGTGTTGACGGCTTTGATGGGGGTGAGCGGTGCAGGCAAGACAACATTGATGGACGTTTTGGCAGGGAGAAAAACAGGAGGATACATAGAAGGAGACATAAGAGTGTCTGGATTCCCAAAGAAACAAGAGACATTCGCTAGAATCTCTGGCTACTGTGAACAAACAGACATTCATTCTCCACAAGTTACCGTAAGAGAATCACTTATCTTCTCTGCTTTCCTTCGCCTTGATAAGGAAGTAAGCAAAGACGAGAAAATGATGTTTGTGGATCAAGTGATGGAACTTGTGGAGTTGGTGGACTTGAGAGACGCTATTGTGGGTTTACCTGGAGTCACAGGACTCTCCACTGAACAGAGAAAGAGACTAACCATCGCTGTTGAGCTTGTGGCCAACCCTTCAATCATTTTTATGGACGAGCCTACTTCAGGGTTGGATGCTAGAGCGGCTGCTATTGTGATGAGAGCTGTGAGAAACACAGTGGACACAGGGAGAACTGTGGTGTGCACCATCCACCAACCTAGCATTGATATTTTTGAGGCTTTTGATGAGTTACTACTAATGAAGAGAGGAGGACAAGTGATATACTCAGGTCCCTTGGGTAGAAACTCTCACAAGATTGTTGAGTACTTTGAAGCCATTCCAGGAGTTCCAAAGATTCCGGAAAAGTACAACCCGGCCACTTGGATGCTTGAAGCTAGCTCCCTAGCAGCCGAGTTGAAGCTTGGAGTTGACTTTGCTGAGCTATACAACTCTTCTTCTTTATGCCA ACGAAATAAGCAGCTGGTACAAGAACTTAGCGTGCCTCCACAAGGAGCATCTGATCTCTACTTTGCCACACAGTTCTCACAGAACACATGGGGACAATACAAGTCATGTCTATGGAAGCAATGGTGGACATACTGGAGATCTCCTGACTACAACGTTGTCCGGTTCATCTTCACCTTAGCAACATCTCTATTGATCGGTACTATCTTTTGGCAAATAGGAGGTAAGAAATCAAACGTACAAGACCTAACAATGGTGTTAGGAGCAATCTACGCAGCAGTTATATTCGTTGGAGTAAACAACTGTTCCACGGTGCAACCAATGGTGGCAGTGGAACGTACCGTGTTCTACAGAGAAAAAGCAGCAGGGATGTACTCAGCTATACCTTACGCCATCTCTCAGGTGACATGTGAGCTACCATATGTATTGGTTCAGACCATATACTATTCTCTTATCGTCTACGTATTGGTTGGATTCGAGTGGAAAGCTTCAAAGTTCTTGTGGTTCCTCTTCATCAACTACTTCTCATTCCTCTACTGGACTTACTATGGCATGATGACTGTCTCACTCACACCTAACCAGCAAGTTGCTTCTATCTTTGCATCAGCCTTTTATGGTATTTTTAACCTTTTCTCTGGCTTCTTCATTCCGAGACCCAAGATTCCTAAATGGTGGATATGGTACTACTGGATCTGCCCTGTTGCTTGGACTGTATACGGTTTGATCACTTCTCAGTATGGTGATGTTGACACTCCCATTGCTCTTCCTGGTGGTCCTCCTGGGCTAACTGTGAAACAGTATCTTAAAGACCAATATGGTTTTGAGTCAAGCTTCCTGGGACCTGTTGCAGCTGTCCTAGTTGCCTTCCCTGTCTTCTTTGCCTTCATCTTCGCCTTTTGCATTAAGACTCTCAACTTCCAGactagataa
- the LOC103836040 gene encoding fasciclin-like arabinogalactan protein 19, whose amino-acid sequence MGPTRFNNHLNELITVFFNLFSLPLSLSLSLSLSLSLSLSLSLSLSLSLSLSLFKLASQTTMATTSLSCAIFLAALILSLPHASAGVPLEEFERAITVLRVRGRALFANAIITSDLLFDLLSVESLTLFVPTDSMLFDLDMTHSSYFYVSSLRLHCMPLRLPFSDLRSLPNATSLPTLLPSHHLRLTRPSSSSNDSISLDGVPILLPGLFYGEQLAVHGLAGLISLTNLSSPELSVDLPPPVVDSPAESPYYSRFSLAPQPYDYFLGLSPAEAPRVGEFSPSPWGEETIVGDEGDPFDWWRNRF is encoded by the coding sequence ATGGGTCCCACAAGATTCAACAACCACCTTAACGAACTCATAACCGTCTTCTTCAATCTCTTTTCtttacctctctctctctctctctctctctctctctctctctctctctctctctctctctctctctctctctctctctctctctctctctctctcttcaagctTGCAAGTCAAACAACAATGGCGACTACCTCACTCTCCTGCGCCATCTTCCTCGCTGCTCTCATCCTCTCCCTACCTCACGCTTCCGCCGGAGTTCCACTGGAAGAATTCGAAAGAGCCATCACGGTGCTCCGCGTCAGAGGCCGAGCTCTCTTCGCGAACGCGATCATCACCTCCGACCTCCTCTTCGATTTGCTCTCCGTCGAGTCTCTCACGCTCTTCGTCCCCACCGACTCCATGCTCTTCGATCTCGACATGACTCACTCTTCCTACTTCTACGTTTCCAGCCTCCGCCTCCACTGCATGCCCCTCCGCCTCCCGTTCTCCGATCTCCGATCTCTCCCGAACGCCACCTCTCTCCCGACGCTTCTTCCCTCTCACCACCTCCGACTCACTAGACCTTCTTCCTCCTCAAACGATTCCATTTCTCTCGACGGTGTTCCCATTCTCCTCCCTGGTTTGTTCTACGGCGAACAACTCGCCGTACACGGCCTCGCCGGTCTCATTTCCCTCACAAACCTTTCGTCTCCCGAACTCTCCGTCGATTTACCTCCTCCCGTGGTTGATTCGCCGGCAGAGTCACCGTATTATTCAAGATTCTCGCTGGCACCGCAGCCTTACGACTACTTTCTCGGTCTTTCACCAGCGGAAGCGCCGAGGGTTGGAGAATTTTCACCATCGCCGTGGGGAGAAGAGACGATCGTAGGGGACGAAGGAGATCCGTTCGATTGGTGGCGTAACCGCTTTTAA
- the LOC103836041 gene encoding protein DETOXIFICATION 12 codes for MSDAESSTKDSLLLRVGRDDKVTCMDIQDGSFTEELKRLIYFAAPMAAVVIAQFTLQIISMVMVGHLGNLALASASLASSFCNVTGYSFIIGLSCALDTLSGQAYGAKLYRKLGVQTYTAMFCLTLVCIPISIIWFNIEKLLVLLGQDQAIAHEAGRYTAWLIPGLFSYAFTQPLTRYFQNQSMITPLLITSTLVFCFHAPVCWLLVYKSGLGFLGGAVAMGLSNWLCAIILGCIMCFSSACSETRAPLSMEMFNGVGEFFRYALPSAAMVCLEWWSFELIILLSGLLPNPELETSVLSICLQTIATVSAIPIAIAAAASTRISNELGAGNSRAAHIVVYTAMFLAVMESLVVSMSLLVGRSVFGYVFSSDERTVDYVAKMAPLLYVSILLDGLQAVLAGIARGCGWQHIGAYINLGSFYLCGIPFAATLAFWFNLEGVGLWIGIQAGALVQNFLLGLFTGFTNWPNQALEARKRMALA; via the exons ATGTCGGACGCAGAGAGCAGCACCAAGGATAGCTTGCTACTGCGAGTAGGCAGAGATGATAAAGTAACCTGCATGGATATTCAAGACGGATCATTCACAGAAGAACTCAAGCGGCTTATCTACTTCGCAGCTCCAATGGCAGCTGTGGTCATAGCTCAGTTCACTTTACAGATCATCTCAATGGTGATGGTTGGTCACCTTGGAAACCTAGCTCTCGCCAGCGCCTCCCTCGCTTCTTCCTTCTGCAACGTCACTGGCTACAGCTTCATC ATAGGATTGTCATGTGCCTTAGATACTCTAAGCGGTCAAGCTTATGGAGCTAAGTTATACCGGAAACTAGGTGTTCAGACATACACAGCTATGTTCTGTCTTACATTAGTATGTATCCCTATCTCCATCATATGGTTCAACATCGAAAAGCTTCTTGTCTTACTCGGCCAAGACCAAGCTATTGCACATGAAGCCGGTAGATATACTGCCTGGCTCATCCCTGGACTCTTCTCTTACGCctttacacagcctctcactcgCTACTTCCAAAACCAGAGCATGATCACACCCCTCCTCATTACGTCTACCCTTGTGTTCTGTTTCCACGCTCCTGTATGCTGGCTTTTGGTTTACAAGTCAGGGCTTGGTTTTCTTGGAGGAGCCGTGGCTATGGGTTTGTCAAACTGGCTATGTGCCATTATTCTTGGATGTATCATGTGCTTCTCCTCCGCTTGTTCTGAGACACGTGCGCCTCTTTCCATGGAGATGTTCAACGGTGTTGGAGAGTTCTTCAGATATGCTCTTCCTTCTGCCGCTATGGTTTG CCTAGAGTGGTGGTCATTTGAACTCATAATATTACTATCTGGTCTCTTACCCAACCCGGAGCTGGAGACTTCTGTGCTCTCTATCTG TCTTCAAACAATTGCGACAGTCTCTGCAATACCAATTGCCATCGCGGCTGCAGCAAG CACAAGAATCTCTAACGAGTTAGGTGCTGGTAACTCTAGAGCAGCACATATTGTGGTCTACACGGCAATGTTTCTTGCTGTTATGGAATCACTGGTAGTGAGTATGTCTTTACTAGTAGGAAGGAGTGTTTTCGGCTATGTTTTCAGCAGTGATGAGAGAACCGTCGACTATGTTGCAAAGATGGCTCCATTGCTCTATGTTTCTATCTTACTGGATGGTTTACAAGCGGTTCTCGCAG GTATTGCAAGGGGATGCGGATGGCAACATATAGGGGCTTACATCAATTTAGGATCTTTCTATCTATGTGGGATACCATTTGCAGCAACTTTAGCCTTCTGGTTTAATCTAGAAGGTGTTGGCCTTTGGATTGGAATACAAGCTGGTGCCCTTGTGCAAAATTTTCTGCTAGGTCTTTTCACAGGCTTCACAAACTGGCCAAACCAG GCCCTTGAAGCAAGGAAGCGAATGGCTTTGGCCTAA
- the LOC103836043 gene encoding fruit protein pKIWI502: MSTLSFSPSITTTHAQFSHPLSPMFILRRLPLARNLRLSSRRNNNRVASVVTAAAVRQDAAIWTPAPLSLIESAAESLFHVSIDVSSSPDLAASYTRPGQYLQLRVPDVEKPSFLAIASPPSLAASRGAFEFLVKSIAGSTAEILCGLKKGETVELSAVMGNGFDMGRVDPPEEYPTVLIFATGSGISPIRSLIETGFGADRRSDVRLYYGARNLKRMAYQEKFKEWESSGVKVVPVLSQPDDGWTGETGYVQAAFARAKQVSKPEATGVVLCGQKQMAEEITAMLEADGVSNDKMLKNF; encoded by the exons ATGTccactctctctttctccccGTCTATCACCACCACCCATGCGCAATTTAGCCACCCCCTCTCCCCCATGTTTATCCTGCGCCGCCTCCCCCTCGCACGCAATCTCCGCCTCTCCTCCCGCCGTAACAACAACCGCGTCGCCTCCGTCGTCACCGCCGCAGCTGTTCGCCAGGACGCCGCCATCTGGACCCCGGCTCCTCTCTCTCTAATCGAATCCGCCGCCGAGTCGCTTTTCCACGTCTCGATCGACGTCTCTAGCTCCCCGGATCTCGCGGCCTCCTACACGAGGCCCGGGCAGTACCTCCAGCTCCGAGTTCCCGATGTCGAGAAGCCTTCGTTCCTGGCGATCGCGTCTCCTCCTTCGCTGGCGGCTTCTCGTGGCGCTTTTGAGTTTTTGGTGAAGAGTATTGCTGGATCCACGGCGGAGATTTTGTGTGGGTTGAAGAAAGGGGAGACTGTGGAGCTTAGCGCTGTGATGGGTAATGGTTTCGATATGGGTCGGGTTGATCCTCCTGAGGAGTATCCCACGGTTTTGATTTTCGCCACTGGATCTGGGATCAG TCCCATCCGCTCACTGATTGAGACAGGATTTGGCGCTGATAGAAGATCTGATGTAAGACTCTATTATGGGGCTAGGAACCTGAAAAGAATGGCCTATCAG GAGAAGTTTAAAGAGTGGGAATCATCGGGTGTCAAAGTTGTCCCTGTATTATCACAACCAGATGATGGGTGGACAGGGGAAACCGGATATGTGCAG GCTGCTTTTGCAAGGGCTAAACAAGTTTCAAAACCAGAGGCCACAGGAGTGGTGCTGTGCGGTCAGAAACAAATGGCTGAG GAGATAACCGCAATGCTTGAAGCTGATGGAGTCTCAAATGACAAGATGCTCAAAAACTTTTGA
- the LOC103836044 gene encoding cytochrome b-c1 complex subunit 6, producing MADDEVVDPKKYLEESCNPKCVKPLLEYQACVKRIQGDDSGHKHCTGQYFDYWQCIDKCVAPKLFTKLK from the exons AT GGCTGACGATGAAGTTGTTGATCCAAAGAAGTACCTCGAGGAGTCTTGCAATCCAAAATGTGTGAAGCCACTTCTCGAATATCAG GCGTGTGTGAAGAGAATCCAAGGTGATGACTCTGGCCACAAGCATTGCACTGGGCAGTATTTCGACTACTGGCAATGCATTGACAAATGT GTTGCACCCAAGCTTTTTACAAAACTGAAATGA